In Rhodoferax koreense, a genomic segment contains:
- a CDS encoding LysR family transcriptional regulator — protein sequence MRDIDPFSIRLFLTILEEGGIAKAAARECIVASAVSKRVGELESLFRVPLLERGVKGVTPTPAGEALQHHARMLLQAMERMHGEMSEYAQGIRGHVRVLAGSSALASHLPADMQDFMRAHPHIKIDLCENVTPAIFRSVMEGTADVGIAPDIANHESLQIHPYRTLTLAVVMPADHALSDRAELAYTDTLDFQQVELSQGSGMSALLEHAARDFARPKHTNIRVNSYETVCRMVANGMGVGVVPLFFARTHSDSFGLKFTPLNDAWARPMICLAVRDDASLPSASKAFVAHLQQRGVEERFQDSLLTSMTRHRDVGWPSMA from the coding sequence GTGCGCGACATCGACCCTTTTTCCATCCGGTTGTTTCTCACAATCCTCGAAGAAGGCGGCATCGCCAAAGCCGCGGCCCGGGAATGCATCGTGGCGTCCGCGGTGAGCAAACGCGTGGGTGAACTGGAATCCCTGTTCCGTGTGCCGCTGCTCGAGCGTGGCGTGAAAGGCGTCACTCCCACGCCGGCCGGCGAGGCGCTGCAGCACCACGCGCGCATGTTGCTGCAGGCCATGGAGCGCATGCACGGCGAGATGTCGGAATATGCGCAGGGCATTCGCGGCCATGTGCGGGTGCTGGCTGGCTCGTCGGCACTGGCCTCGCACCTGCCCGCGGACATGCAGGACTTCATGCGCGCCCATCCCCACATCAAGATCGACCTCTGCGAAAACGTCACGCCCGCCATCTTTCGCTCGGTAATGGAGGGCACGGCCGACGTCGGCATCGCGCCCGACATCGCCAACCACGAGAGCTTGCAGATCCATCCCTACCGCACGCTGACCCTGGCCGTGGTCATGCCGGCCGACCATGCGTTGTCCGACCGCGCCGAGCTGGCCTACACCGACACGCTCGACTTCCAGCAGGTCGAGCTCAGCCAGGGCAGCGGCATGTCAGCCCTGCTCGAGCATGCCGCACGCGACTTCGCGCGCCCCAAACACACCAACATCCGCGTGAACTCGTACGAGACCGTTTGCCGCATGGTGGCCAACGGCATGGGCGTCGGCGTGGTACCGCTGTTCTTCGCCAGGACCCACAGCGATAGCTTCGGCCTGAAATTCACGCCGCTCAACGATGCCTGGGCCCGGCCGATGATCTGCTTGGCCGTGCGGGACGACGCCTCCCTGCCATCCGCCTCCAAGGCTTTCGTCGCCCATCTGCAGCAGCGCGGCGTGGAAGAACGCTTCCAGGACAGCCTGCTCACCAGCATGACCAGGCACCGAGACGTCGGCTGGCCGTCGATGGCCTGA
- a CDS encoding NADP-dependent isocitrate dehydrogenase, with product MATAKSKIIYTLTDEAPFLATAAFLPVVRTFAAPAGIEVAEADISVAGRVLAEFPEYLTDAQKVPATLAELGRLTLLPDTNIIKLPNISASVGQLQACIKELQAKGFAIPDFPEDPKTEEEKAIRARYSKCIGSAVNPVLREGNSDRRAPKAVKEYARKNPHSMAEWSQASRSHVSHMHSGDFYHGEKSLTLDKARDVKMELITKSGKTVVLKPKVSLKDGEIIDSMFMSKKALVEFYEKEIEDAHKTGVMFSLHVKATMMKVSHPIVFGHCVKIFYKDAFAKHGKLFDELGVNVNNGMANLYDKVATLPTAKREEVLKDLHACHANRPELAMVDSAKGITNFHSPNDIIVDASMPAMIRNGGKMWGADGRLKDVKAVMPESTFARIYQEIINFCKWHGAFDPKTMGTVPNVGLMAQQAEEYGSHDKTFEIAEDGVANIVDLATGEILLTQNVEEGDIWRMCQVKDAAIRDWVKLAVTRARNSGMPAVFWLDPYRPHENEVIKKVQTYLKEHDTSGLHIEIMSQVRAMRYTLERVIRGLDTISVTGNILRDYLTDLFPIMELGTSAKMLSIVPLMAGGGMYETGAGGSAPKHVQQLVEENHLRWDSLGEFLALAVSLEDLGIKTGNTQAKLLAKTLDAATGKLLDNNKGPSPKTGQLDNRGSQFYIAMYWAQALAEQTEDKALQAHFAKLAKTLTEKEAEIVEELRVVQGKPVDIGGYYKPDTQKTAEVMRPSPTFNAAIAAAQV from the coding sequence ATGGCAACAGCCAAATCGAAGATTATTTACACGCTGACCGACGAGGCCCCGTTCCTCGCGACCGCCGCCTTCCTGCCCGTGGTGCGCACCTTCGCGGCACCGGCCGGCATCGAAGTCGCCGAGGCCGACATCTCGGTTGCCGGCCGGGTGCTGGCCGAATTCCCGGAATACCTGACCGACGCGCAGAAGGTGCCCGCCACGCTGGCCGAGCTCGGCCGCCTGACGCTGCTGCCCGACACCAACATCATCAAGCTGCCCAACATCAGCGCATCGGTGGGCCAGCTGCAGGCCTGCATCAAGGAACTGCAGGCCAAGGGCTTCGCGATTCCCGACTTCCCCGAAGATCCGAAGACCGAGGAAGAAAAGGCCATCCGCGCGCGTTACTCCAAGTGCATCGGCAGCGCCGTGAACCCGGTGCTGCGCGAAGGCAATTCCGACCGCCGCGCACCCAAGGCCGTCAAGGAATATGCGCGCAAGAACCCGCATTCGATGGCCGAATGGAGCCAGGCTTCGCGCTCGCACGTCTCGCACATGCACAGCGGCGACTTCTACCACGGCGAAAAATCGCTGACGCTGGACAAGGCGCGCGACGTGAAGATGGAACTGATCACCAAGAGCGGCAAGACCGTGGTGCTCAAGCCCAAGGTGTCGCTGAAGGACGGCGAGATCATCGACAGCATGTTCATGAGCAAGAAGGCGCTGGTCGAGTTCTATGAGAAGGAGATCGAGGACGCGCACAAGACGGGCGTGATGTTCTCGCTGCACGTCAAGGCCACGATGATGAAGGTGTCGCATCCCATCGTGTTCGGCCACTGCGTGAAGATCTTCTACAAGGATGCCTTCGCCAAGCACGGCAAGCTGTTCGACGAACTCGGCGTGAACGTCAACAATGGCATGGCGAACCTGTACGACAAGGTCGCGACACTGCCCACCGCCAAGCGCGAGGAAGTGCTGAAGGACCTGCACGCCTGCCACGCCAACCGCCCAGAGCTGGCCATGGTGGACTCCGCCAAGGGCATCACCAATTTCCATTCGCCCAACGACATCATCGTCGACGCCTCCATGCCCGCGATGATCCGCAACGGCGGCAAGATGTGGGGCGCCGACGGCCGCCTGAAGGACGTGAAGGCCGTGATGCCCGAATCCACCTTCGCCCGCATCTACCAGGAGATCATCAACTTCTGCAAGTGGCACGGTGCCTTCGATCCGAAGACCATGGGCACGGTGCCCAACGTCGGCCTGATGGCCCAGCAGGCCGAGGAATACGGCTCGCACGACAAGACCTTCGAGATCGCCGAAGACGGCGTGGCCAACATCGTCGACCTGGCCACCGGCGAAATCCTGCTCACGCAGAACGTGGAGGAAGGCGACATCTGGCGCATGTGCCAGGTCAAGGACGCCGCCATCCGCGACTGGGTCAAGCTGGCCGTGACGCGCGCGCGCAACTCCGGCATGCCGGCCGTGTTCTGGCTCGACCCGTACCGCCCGCACGAGAACGAAGTCATCAAGAAGGTCCAGACCTACCTGAAGGAGCACGACACCAGCGGCCTGCACATCGAGATCATGAGCCAGGTGCGCGCCATGCGCTACACGCTGGAACGCGTGATCCGCGGCCTGGACACCATCTCCGTCACCGGCAACATCCTGCGCGACTACCTGACCGACCTGTTCCCGATCATGGAACTCGGCACCAGCGCCAAGATGCTGTCCATCGTGCCACTGATGGCCGGCGGCGGCATGTACGAAACCGGTGCCGGCGGCTCGGCGCCGAAGCACGTGCAGCAACTGGTGGAAGAAAACCACCTGCGCTGGGATTCGCTGGGTGAGTTCCTGGCGCTGGCCGTCTCGCTGGAAGACCTCGGCATCAAGACCGGCAATACGCAGGCCAAGCTGCTGGCCAAGACGCTGGACGCCGCCACCGGCAAGCTGCTCGACAACAACAAGGGCCCATCGCCCAAGACCGGCCAGCTCGACAACCGCGGCAGCCAGTTCTACATCGCCATGTACTGGGCCCAGGCCCTGGCCGAACAGACCGAGGACAAGGCACTGCAGGCCCATTTCGCCAAGCTGGCGAAGACACTGACGGAGAAGGAAGCCGAGATCGTCGAGGAACTGCGCGTGGTGCAGGGCAAGCCGGTGGACATCGGCGGCTACTACAAGCCCGACACGCAGAAGACGGCCGAAGTGATGCGTCCGAGCCCGACCTTCAACGCGGCGATCGCGGCGGCGCAGGTCTGA
- a CDS encoding BolA family protein, translating to MTAEELQSLIKSHLPCEHITLEGDGRHWYATIVSAEFEGKRAIQRHQRVYATLGAKMHTDEVHALSMKTYTPTEWAALPR from the coding sequence ATGACCGCCGAAGAACTGCAATCCCTCATCAAATCACACCTGCCGTGTGAACACATCACGCTCGAGGGCGACGGCCGACATTGGTACGCCACCATCGTCTCGGCCGAGTTCGAGGGCAAACGCGCGATCCAGCGGCACCAGCGGGTCTATGCCACGCTGGGTGCGAAAATGCATACCGACGAGGTGCATGCGTTGTCGATGAAGACCTACACCCCCACCGAATGGGCTGCGTTGCCTCGCTGA
- the hisC gene encoding histidinol-phosphate transaminase has translation MTAPDPVQRIRQDIQSMHAYAVQHSAGLLKMDAMENPHRLPPALQAALGERLGRLALNRYPDARVDDLRAALAAHAGMPEGYGLMLGNGSDELISLLAMACDVPGATILAPVPGFVMYAMSAQLQGLGFVGVPLTADFALDEAAMLSAIEQHRPAITYLAYPNNPTANLFDAAVMARLIAAVGRQGGLVVLDEAYQPFSSRSYIDVLRAEPAAHRHVLLMRTMSKFGLAGVRLGYMMGPKALIDEIDKVRPPYNISVLNYECGLFALEHAEVFAAQAQDLRTQRDRLLAALRELPGTRAWDSDANMVLLRVPDAAKTFEGMRALGVLVKNVSKMHPLLANCLRLTVGTADENAQLLAALQKSL, from the coding sequence ATGACCGCGCCCGACCCCGTCCAGCGTATCCGCCAGGACATCCAATCCATGCACGCCTATGCGGTGCAGCATTCCGCCGGCCTGCTGAAGATGGACGCGATGGAGAATCCGCACCGCCTGCCGCCCGCGCTGCAGGCCGCGCTGGGCGAGCGCCTGGGCCGATTGGCGTTGAACCGCTACCCCGACGCACGGGTCGACGATCTGCGCGCCGCGCTCGCCGCCCATGCCGGCATGCCTGAGGGCTACGGCCTGATGCTGGGCAACGGCTCGGACGAACTCATCTCGCTGCTGGCCATGGCCTGCGACGTGCCCGGAGCCACCATCCTGGCACCGGTACCGGGTTTCGTGATGTATGCGATGAGTGCGCAACTGCAGGGCCTGGGCTTCGTCGGCGTGCCGCTCACGGCCGATTTCGCGCTCGACGAGGCCGCGATGCTCTCCGCGATCGAGCAGCATCGCCCGGCCATCACCTACCTGGCCTACCCGAACAACCCGACCGCCAACCTGTTCGACGCCGCGGTCATGGCCCGCCTCATCGCCGCCGTGGGCCGGCAGGGTGGGCTGGTGGTGCTCGATGAGGCCTACCAGCCGTTCTCGAGCCGCAGCTACATCGACGTGTTGCGCGCCGAGCCGGCCGCACACCGCCATGTGCTGCTGATGCGCACCATGAGCAAATTCGGCCTGGCCGGCGTGCGCCTGGGCTACATGATGGGCCCGAAGGCGTTGATCGACGAGATCGACAAGGTGCGCCCGCCCTACAACATCAGCGTGCTCAACTACGAATGCGGCCTGTTCGCGCTGGAGCACGCCGAGGTCTTCGCCGCCCAGGCGCAGGATCTGCGCACCCAGCGCGACCGGCTGCTGGCCGCGCTGCGCGAGCTGCCGGGCACCAGGGCCTGGGACAGCGATGCCAACATGGTGCTGCTGCGCGTCCCCGACGCGGCCAAGACCTTCGAGGGCATGCGGGCGCTGGGCGTGCTGGTCAAGAACGTTTCTAAAATGCACCCATTGCTGGCCAACTGCCTGCGCCTGACCGTGGGCACCGCGGACGAGAATGCGCAGCTGCTGGCCGCGCTCCAGAAATCCTTATGA
- the hisG gene encoding ATP phosphoribosyltransferase: protein MITLALSKGRIFDDTLPLLDAAGIQVLDDPEKSRKLILATNRPDVRVVLVRASDVPTYVEYGGADIGITGKDTLLEHGSQGLYQPLDLQIAKCRISVAVRNDFDYAHAVRQGSRLTVATKYVAIAREFFAAKGVHVDLIKLYGSMELAPLTGLADAIVDLVSTGNTLRANHLIEVERIMDISSRLVVNQAALKLKQAPIRRLIDAFAAAVAARNPASQSPS from the coding sequence ATGATCACGTTGGCGTTATCAAAGGGCCGCATCTTCGACGACACGCTGCCGCTACTCGACGCCGCCGGCATCCAGGTGCTCGACGATCCGGAAAAATCGCGCAAGCTGATCCTCGCCACCAACCGGCCCGACGTGCGCGTGGTGCTGGTGCGCGCCAGCGACGTGCCGACCTATGTGGAATACGGCGGTGCCGACATCGGCATCACCGGCAAGGACACACTGCTCGAACACGGCAGCCAGGGCCTGTACCAGCCGCTGGACCTGCAGATCGCCAAGTGCCGCATCAGCGTCGCCGTGCGCAACGACTTCGACTACGCCCATGCCGTGCGCCAGGGCTCGCGGCTCACCGTGGCCACCAAATACGTGGCCATCGCGCGCGAGTTCTTCGCCGCCAAGGGCGTGCACGTGGACCTGATCAAGCTCTACGGCAGCATGGAACTCGCGCCGCTGACCGGCCTGGCCGACGCCATCGTCGACCTGGTGTCCACCGGCAACACGCTGCGCGCGAATCACCTCATCGAAGTCGAGCGCATCATGGACATCAGCTCGCGCCTGGTGGTGAACCAGGCTGCGCTCAAGCTCAAGCAGGCGCCGATCCGCCGGCTGATCGACGCCTTTGCCGCGGCCGTGGCTGCCCGAAATCCAGCTTCCCAGTCTCCTTCCTGA
- a CDS encoding ABC transporter permease: MSGWQTLFYKEVLRFWKVGFQTVGAPVLTAVLYLLIFGHVLEGNAKVYGQVHYTAFLVPGLVMMSVLQNAFANSSSSLIQSKIMGSLVFVLLTPISHWGLFAAYVGSSIVRGVVVGFGVFIVTVWFTGTSFAAPLWILLFAVCGAALLGVLGLIAGLWAEKFDQMAVFQNFVVMPLTFLSGVFYSIHSLPPFWQTVSHLNPIFYMIDGFRYGFFGVSDVSPWLSLSIVGIALLVVSAIAVNLLRIGYKIRS, from the coding sequence ATGAGTGGTTGGCAAACGCTTTTCTACAAGGAAGTCCTGCGCTTCTGGAAGGTCGGATTCCAGACCGTCGGCGCCCCCGTGCTCACCGCCGTGCTCTACCTGCTGATCTTCGGCCACGTGCTCGAAGGCAACGCCAAGGTCTACGGGCAAGTGCACTACACGGCCTTCCTGGTGCCGGGTCTGGTGATGATGAGCGTGCTGCAGAACGCGTTCGCCAACAGTTCCTCCTCGCTGATCCAGAGCAAGATCATGGGCAGCCTGGTGTTCGTGCTGCTCACGCCGATCTCGCACTGGGGGCTGTTCGCCGCCTATGTGGGCTCGTCCATCGTGCGCGGCGTGGTGGTCGGCTTCGGCGTGTTCATCGTCACCGTGTGGTTCACCGGCACGAGTTTCGCGGCGCCGCTGTGGATTTTGCTGTTCGCCGTGTGCGGCGCGGCGCTGCTGGGCGTGCTCGGCCTGATCGCCGGGCTCTGGGCCGAGAAGTTCGACCAGATGGCCGTGTTCCAGAATTTCGTGGTCATGCCGCTCACGTTTTTGAGCGGTGTTTTCTACTCGATCCATTCGCTGCCGCCGTTCTGGCAGACGGTCAGCCACCTGAACCCGATCTTTTACATGATCGACGGCTTCCGCTACGGCTTCTTCGGCGTGAGCGACGTGTCGCCGTGGCTGAGCCTGTCCATCGTCGGGATTGCGCTACTTGTCGTCAGCGCGATCGCCGTTAACCTCCTGCGTATCGGCTACAAGATCCGTAGCTAA
- a CDS encoding ABC transporter ATP-binding protein — MPAISFQSVCKTYAASRGAKSPATPLKALDDVSFDIEEGEFFGLLGPNGAGKTTLISVLAGLSRATSGRVLVHGSDVQADYAKARRLLGVVPQELVFDPFFNVREALRIQSGYFGIKNNDAWIDELLESLGLADKANANMRQLSGGMKRRVLVAQALVHKPPVIVLDEPTAGVDVELRQTLWQFVAKLNKQGHTVLLTTHYLEEAEALCSRIAMLRTGQVLALASTSELLRSASSNVLRFKIDGELPPALATEARVTGRIVQLPAHGALEIERYLAAVREAGLKVEDVEIRKADLEDVFLEVMATEKGKKWQMAI, encoded by the coding sequence ATGCCCGCCATCTCCTTCCAGTCGGTCTGCAAGACCTACGCCGCCAGCCGCGGCGCCAAATCTCCGGCAACTCCCCTCAAAGCCCTCGACGATGTCAGCTTCGACATCGAGGAAGGGGAGTTTTTCGGCCTGCTGGGGCCGAACGGCGCCGGCAAGACCACGCTGATCAGCGTGCTGGCCGGCCTGAGCCGCGCCACTTCCGGCCGCGTGCTGGTGCACGGCAGCGACGTGCAGGCCGACTATGCCAAGGCGCGCCGCCTGCTCGGCGTGGTGCCGCAGGAGCTGGTGTTCGATCCGTTCTTCAACGTGCGCGAGGCCTTGCGCATCCAGTCGGGCTATTTCGGCATCAAGAACAACGACGCCTGGATCGACGAACTGTTGGAAAGCCTGGGCCTGGCCGACAAGGCCAATGCCAACATGCGCCAGCTTTCGGGCGGCATGAAGCGGCGCGTGCTCGTGGCGCAGGCGCTGGTGCACAAGCCGCCGGTGATCGTGCTCGACGAGCCCACGGCCGGCGTGGACGTGGAACTGCGCCAGACGCTGTGGCAGTTCGTCGCCAAGCTCAACAAGCAGGGCCACACGGTGCTGCTGACCACGCATTACCTCGAGGAAGCCGAGGCTTTGTGCAGCCGCATCGCGATGTTGCGCACGGGCCAGGTTCTGGCGTTGGCGAGCACCAGCGAACTGCTGCGCTCGGCCTCCAGCAACGTGCTGCGCTTCAAGATCGACGGCGAGCTGCCGCCGGCGCTGGCCACCGAGGCGCGGGTTACCGGCCGCATCGTGCAACTGCCGGCGCATGGCGCACTGGAGATCGAGCGCTACCTCGCGGCCGTGCGCGAGGCCGGCCTGAAGGTCGAAGACGTGGAGATCCGCAAGGCCGACCTGGAAGACGTGTTCCTCGAAGTCATGGCCACCGAAAAAGGCAAAAAATGGCAAATGGCCATCTGA
- the hisD gene encoding histidinol dehydrogenase: MNFVAAPARLSTASGTFEAEFKARLHWSAEADAAIEQRVADILADVQARGDAAVLEYTQRFDGLEATNMAALELTQAELKAAFDAIPAAQREALQAAAARVRRYHEAQKKATGESWSYRDEDGTLLGQKVTPLDRVGIYVPGGKAAYPSSVLMNAIPAHVAGVGEIIMVVPTPRGEKNALVLAAAYVAGVTRAFTIGGAQAVAALAYGTATVPKVDKITGPGNAYVASAKKRVFGTVGIDMIAGPSEILVLADGSTPADWVAMDLFSQAEHDELAQSILLCPDAAYIDAVQAAVDRLLPEMPRAEIIAKSLTGRGALIHTRSMEEACAISNRIAPEHLEVSSREPHRWEPLLKHAGAIFLGAYTSESLGDYCAGPNHVLPTSGTARFSSPLGVYDFQKRSSLIEVSEAGAQTLGRIAAELAYGEGLQAHARAAEMRLK, encoded by the coding sequence ATGAATTTTGTAGCAGCACCTGCACGTCTTTCAACCGCCAGCGGCACATTCGAGGCCGAATTCAAGGCGCGGCTGCATTGGTCGGCCGAGGCGGACGCGGCGATCGAGCAGCGGGTGGCCGACATCCTGGCCGACGTGCAGGCGCGCGGCGATGCGGCGGTGCTCGAATACACGCAGCGCTTCGACGGCCTGGAGGCAACGAACATGGCCGCGCTGGAACTGACACAGGCCGAGCTCAAGGCCGCGTTCGACGCGATTCCCGCGGCCCAGCGCGAAGCCCTGCAAGCCGCCGCAGCGCGCGTGCGCCGCTACCACGAGGCGCAGAAGAAGGCCACCGGCGAAAGCTGGAGCTACCGCGACGAGGACGGCACGCTGCTCGGACAGAAGGTCACGCCGCTGGACCGCGTGGGCATCTACGTGCCCGGCGGCAAGGCGGCCTACCCCAGCAGTGTGCTGATGAACGCGATTCCCGCCCACGTGGCCGGCGTCGGCGAGATCATCATGGTCGTGCCCACGCCCAGGGGCGAGAAAAACGCGCTGGTGCTGGCCGCGGCCTACGTGGCCGGCGTCACGCGTGCCTTCACCATCGGCGGCGCGCAGGCCGTGGCCGCGCTGGCCTACGGCACGGCCACGGTGCCCAAGGTCGACAAGATCACCGGCCCGGGCAACGCCTACGTGGCCAGCGCCAAGAAGCGCGTGTTCGGCACGGTCGGCATCGACATGATCGCCGGTCCGAGCGAAATCCTGGTGCTGGCCGACGGCAGCACGCCGGCCGACTGGGTGGCGATGGACCTGTTCAGCCAGGCCGAACACGACGAACTTGCACAGAGCATCCTGCTGTGCCCCGATGCGGCCTACATCGACGCCGTGCAGGCCGCCGTCGACCGGCTGCTGCCCGAGATGCCGCGCGCCGAGATCATCGCCAAGTCGCTCACCGGCCGCGGCGCGCTGATCCACACGCGCAGCATGGAAGAGGCCTGTGCCATCAGCAACCGCATCGCGCCGGAACACCTGGAAGTGTCGAGCCGCGAGCCGCACCGCTGGGAGCCGCTGCTCAAGCATGCGGGCGCGATCTTCCTCGGCGCCTACACCAGCGAAAGCCTGGGTGACTACTGCGCCGGCCCGAACCATGTGCTGCCGACCAGCGGCACGGCACGTTTCTCGAGCCCGCTGGGCGTGTACGACTTCCAGAAGCGCAGCAGCCTGATCGAGGTCAGCGAGGCGGGCGCGCAGACGCTGGGCCGGATTGCCGCCGAGCTGGCCTACGGCGAAGGCCTGCAGGCGCATGCGCGAGCGGCGGAAATGCGGCTGAAGTAG
- a CDS encoding aminotransferase class V-fold PLP-dependent enzyme, giving the protein MPGLLPQVDPQGLLEYSVVYTDRALNHMSQSFQGVMRDISGVLKQVYHAHAVALVPGSGTFGMEAVARQFAGGQKVLVLRNGWFSYRWTQIFEMGRIPSDATVLKAHRQGSHKQSPFAPAPIEEVLATIAAERPAVVFAPHVETASGMILPDSYLRAVADAVHAVGGLFVLDCIASGAIWVDMAATGVDVLISAPQKGWSSSPCCALVMLSPLARERIEHTTSSSFACDLKKWLQIMEAYEKGGHAYHATMPTDALARLRDVMLETRDYGFEKLRAEQQALGEQVRALLVARGFPSVAAAGFQAPGVVVSYTEDPEIQSSKKFLGQGLQTAAGVPLQCDEGADFQTFRIGLFGLEKLHNPQRSVDFLARALDQIQAPQRAAARPAAEMAR; this is encoded by the coding sequence ATGCCAGGATTGCTACCCCAAGTCGACCCCCAGGGCCTGCTCGAATATTCGGTGGTCTACACCGACCGCGCGCTCAACCACATGTCGCAGAGTTTCCAGGGCGTGATGCGCGACATCTCTGGCGTGCTGAAACAGGTTTACCACGCGCACGCCGTGGCCCTGGTGCCCGGCAGCGGCACCTTCGGCATGGAGGCCGTGGCGCGCCAGTTCGCGGGCGGCCAGAAGGTGCTGGTGCTGCGCAACGGCTGGTTCAGCTACCGCTGGACGCAGATCTTCGAGATGGGCCGGATTCCGTCCGACGCCACCGTGCTCAAGGCGCACCGGCAGGGCAGCCACAAACAATCGCCTTTCGCGCCCGCGCCCATCGAGGAGGTGCTGGCCACCATCGCCGCCGAACGCCCGGCCGTGGTGTTCGCGCCGCATGTGGAAACCGCCAGCGGCATGATCCTGCCCGACAGCTACCTGCGCGCCGTGGCGGACGCCGTGCACGCGGTCGGTGGCCTGTTCGTGCTCGACTGCATCGCCTCCGGTGCGATCTGGGTCGACATGGCAGCCACCGGCGTCGACGTGCTGATCAGCGCGCCGCAAAAGGGCTGGAGCAGTTCGCCCTGCTGCGCGCTGGTGATGCTCAGCCCGCTGGCGCGCGAACGCATCGAGCACACCACCAGCAGCAGCTTCGCCTGCGATCTGAAGAAGTGGCTGCAGATCATGGAAGCCTACGAAAAGGGCGGCCATGCCTACCACGCGACCATGCCCACCGATGCGCTCGCGCGGCTGCGCGACGTGATGCTGGAAACCCGCGACTACGGCTTCGAGAAGCTGCGCGCCGAGCAGCAGGCGCTTGGTGAGCAGGTGCGTGCGCTCCTGGTGGCGCGGGGCTTCCCGAGCGTGGCCGCGGCCGGTTTCCAGGCGCCGGGCGTGGTGGTGAGCTACACCGAGGACCCCGAGATCCAGTCGAGCAAGAAGTTCCTGGGGCAGGGCCTGCAGACCGCCGCTGGCGTGCCGCTGCAGTGCGACGAAGGCGCGGACTTCCAGACCTTCCGCATCGGCCTGTTCGGGCTGGAAAAGCTGCACAACCCCCAGCGCAGCGTGGACTTCCTGGCGCGTGCGCTGGACCAGATCCAGGCGCCCCAACGCGCTGCTGCCCGACCCGCCGCCGAGATGGCCCGATAG
- the murA gene encoding UDP-N-acetylglucosamine 1-carboxyvinyltransferase, with amino-acid sequence MDKLLIRGGRSLQGEVRISGAKNAALPELCAALLTAEPVTLTNVPRLQDVATMLTLIRNMGVRADRTEDGTVQINAADLSSPEAPYELVKTMRASVLALGPLLARFGEATVSLPGGCAIGSRPVDQHIKGLQAMGAEIVVEHGYMIAKLPKGWKRLKGAHITTDMVTVTGTENFLMAASLAEGETVLENAAQEPEITDLAEMLIKMGAQIEGHGTSRIRIQGVAKLSGCSHQVVADRIETGTFLCAVAATGGDVILRHGRADHLDAVIDKLRDAGVQITPMADGIRVYSAGPAHHYLKAQSFRTTEYPGFPTDMQAQFMALNCIAQGSSMVTETIFENRFMHVNEMVRLGAHIQIDGKVAVVEGIAKLSGATVMATDLRASASLVIAGLVAEGETMVDRIYHLDRGYDQMEAKLRGIGADIERIKA; translated from the coding sequence ATGGACAAACTACTCATCCGCGGCGGCCGCTCCTTGCAGGGCGAGGTCCGCATTTCCGGCGCCAAGAACGCCGCCTTGCCCGAACTCTGTGCCGCGCTGCTGACGGCCGAGCCGGTCACGCTGACCAACGTGCCCCGCCTGCAGGACGTGGCCACCATGCTCACGCTGATCCGCAACATGGGCGTGCGTGCCGACCGTACCGAAGACGGCACGGTGCAGATCAACGCTGCCGACCTGTCCTCGCCCGAGGCCCCCTACGAACTCGTCAAGACCATGCGCGCCTCGGTGCTGGCGCTCGGGCCGCTCTTGGCGCGCTTCGGCGAGGCCACGGTGTCGCTGCCCGGCGGCTGCGCCATCGGCTCGCGGCCGGTGGACCAGCACATCAAGGGCCTGCAGGCCATGGGCGCGGAGATCGTGGTCGAGCACGGCTACATGATCGCCAAGCTGCCCAAGGGCTGGAAGCGCCTGAAGGGCGCGCACATCACCACCGACATGGTGACCGTGACCGGCACCGAGAACTTCCTCATGGCCGCGAGCCTGGCCGAGGGTGAGACCGTGCTGGAAAACGCCGCGCAGGAGCCCGAAATCACCGATCTGGCCGAGATGCTGATCAAGATGGGCGCGCAGATCGAAGGCCACGGCACGAGTCGCATCCGCATCCAGGGCGTGGCCAAGCTCTCCGGCTGCAGCCACCAGGTGGTGGCCGACCGCATCGAGACCGGCACCTTCCTCTGCGCCGTGGCCGCCACGGGTGGCGACGTGATCTTGCGCCACGGCCGCGCCGACCACCTGGACGCGGTGATCGACAAGCTGCGCGATGCCGGTGTGCAGATCACGCCCATGGCGGACGGCATCCGTGTCTATTCCGCCGGTCCGGCTCACCATTATTTGAAGGCGCAGAGCTTCCGCACCACCGAATACCCGGGTTTCCCCACCGACATGCAGGCGCAGTTCATGGCGCTGAACTGCATCGCGCAGGGATCGAGCATGGTCACCGAGACCATCTTCGAGAACCGCTTCATGCATGTGAACGAGATGGTGCGCCTGGGCGCGCACATCCAGATCGACGGCAAGGTGGCCGTGGTCGAGGGCATCGCCAAACTCTCGGGCGCGACCGTCATGGCCACCGACCTGCGCGCCTCGGCCAGCCTGGTGATCGCCGGCCTGGTGGCCGAGGGCGAGACCATGGTCGACCGCATCTACCACCTGGACCGCGGCTACGACCAGATGGAAGCCAAGCTGCGCGGTATCGGGGCGGACATCGAAAGAATTAAGGCATGA